In the genome of Acidobacteriota bacterium, the window GCCGGAAGGGCTTCGCCATCTGATACCATACGCTGAGCTTTGGGGGGTTGGTGATGATATTATCCGCGACGATATGGTCAAAAGGGCCTCACCAGAGATTGTTGAGGACCTGAGACGAGTTATAGAAATCCATGAAGATCTCCTTGACAAATGGCTAGCGGGTCCAGAAGCAGAAAGTTCACAACCATCAGTCGAGTATCTTGCTTTTTCGGCTATGCGGATGGCTGCCGATTTTACTTAAGTCGTAACAGTCGATACAGGTGTCAGGTTCTGTATAATCCATAACATCATGGGAAAATAGCCGGCAAAAGCGCATGTGAATATTAATCAAGAGGATATAGTGATTGATCCGCTTCGGACAGCGGCGGGGTGGCTTGGCGTTGAGGGCGGCTTGGACCATAGGCTGAAGGGTGGATTCGTCCTCGCTTTGCTTGCCGTGGTGAGCTTTGCTCTGTGGGCATCAGTCCTCCCGGCTTCGGGTTGCCCGATGGTGACCGGCGCGGTGACCTCTCTCTCCTGCCAATCCAGTTTCTCTGTCTGCTCCTCTTGGATGGTCACCTCCGGGTGGACGTCCAACGGGTGGTTGCAAGCCATCCGGTACCCGAACAGAATGGTGGCCCCCTTCGCGTACGACGATTCCGGGCGCCGGGTGTGGAAATCGGGCACGTCTTTCCGGCCGGACGGGACGCTGGTTCCTGAGCTTCAGCGCTACGTTCACGACGGGGAGGCGATCCTGGCGGAGCTGGGGGAGTCCCCCGGCGGCGGATACCACCCGGTGCAGCGCTACCTGCACGGCATCGGCGTCCTGGCCCGGGAGAGGCTGGAGGACGACGCCGCCGTTCGTACGCGTCGTCCCGACGCGGACGATGTTCCTACGCGTCGTCCCGTCGCGGACAGTGTTCGCACGCGTCGTCCCGACGCGGGTCCGCTAGACAGGCAGTACAGCGCCGCCACCCGTTCCCGTAACGACACGCCCGGGTCGGGACGCCCCGTGGGAACCCTGGGACACTCCGTGCGAACCCCGGAAGCTCCCGGCGCGGGTCCGGGATCGACGTCCCCCACCGCCCTCCAGACCCTCTTCCACCACGCCGATGGCCTCAATTCCACGGTGAACGTCACCCGTTCCGACGGGAGCGTGAAAAACGCCTACCTTTACGACGCCTGGGGCAACCATCGGGAACTGGAGGCGGGAGGCGAGTGCCTCACCGCTCCGGACCTGGGCCTCGACGGTTTCATCGACCGGGACGCCTATTTGGGCAACTTGGCGTCGGCCTTCGCCGAGGACGACAACCGCCTGACCTTCACCGGCCTCGAGGCGGAGCCGGAGACGGGGCTGTTCTTTGCGCAGTCCCGTTTCTACGACCCCGAGGCGGGCCGCGGCGTTCGCACGCGTCGTCCCGACGCGGGTCCGCCAGAAAGGCAGTACAGCGCCGTCACTCGTTCCTATAACGACACGCCCGGGTCGGGACGCCCCGTGCGAACCCCGGGACGCCCCGTGGGAACCCGGGCCCCGGTGAGCCTGCACAAGTATCTCTACGCCAACGCGTCGCCGACGCGCTTCGTGGACCCGTCGGGCCGCTCGGCGGAGGACACGGTCCCGGCGGCGACGCTGGAGACGGGGGACCTGGGGGGTTCGGAGTCCGCCGCCCGCCCGTCGGCGGACCAGGACCTGCCGGAGGGCGGCTCCCTGGCGGCGTACGAGGTGGCCAAGAGCAAGGCGCGCTGGCCGCTGAGCCTGTCGGTGAAGGCGCTGGTGGAATCGGGGGCGGAACTGCTGCGGAACCCGACGCTGGCCAACGTGGCCGGGGTGCTGGTGAACGGCGCGATGGCCCGGGGGAACGTCCGGATGGACCTGACGTTTACCCGCCAGGCGGTGACGCGGCTGAGCCGGTTGTCCGCCGGCCGTGAACTGGGCCACCTCCTTCAGACGGGCGGACACCCTCCCGCGCTCTCCCTGACCGACGATGCGGCCAGGGTCACCCGTTCGGCCGGCCACGAGGCGGTGGAAACGGCGGAGACCGCGGCCCAGAAGAGCGCCGTTCGGTCCGCCGCCCACAACACCGAAGAGAAGGCCCTTCAGGAAGCCAAGGAAAATATTGAAAAAACGGCCCTTCCTAAGGTAGATGCCCCAAACAGGGGAGCGGCAGTTCAACAAACTTGGACGAAAACCAGAACACCATGGCAACGAGTTGTTTATCAGCGGAATGATATCGATTGGGATTTTCTCCGTCCTGAAGGGACCTCACTAGCGGGGAAGACGAATTGGGAAGCCGCTACCCAAGGGTATGCACCTGTTCGTTTGAACCCTGGCACTGGGAAAGTTGAAGATGCAGTACTTCATCATATGAATCAAGACCCCAGAGGAGGCGTGGCCGAATTGTGGCGTTCTACTCATGGAAAAGTCCCTCAAAAAATGGATCCGCCCGGGCCTTGGCGTCAGATAAAATCCGAATGGGACAAAGCGTGGCGTCGTGAACAGCCTGCTTATTGGCGCTGGCGTTCAGGTGAATACAATCCTCCCCCGACGGACAAGCTTCGTCTCCCCGGAGATTGAGGAGGAGACATAAGATGGCTGACGAATGGTATTTTGTTAGACAATTGAGAGACAATGAAAACCCTAGTTCGGCTCTACGCTTCGAAATACAGGTGTTGGATGAAGACGGTCGCGCAGTATTTACAGGGTATTTGTCAAGCGAAATGACGGAATTGGTAATCAACAAACAAATAGTCCCTGTTCCTGTTCTTGAAGCAGCAAAAAGCAAAGAAATGGGACGTGGGGACTATGTTGACTCCGAGGGTAAAACCGTAGTGCTTTTTTAAAAAGGTACAAACATTACATGAATTCAATGAAATCCCGGGGCTTTTAATCCGCGATGATCTCGCTCCCGATCTGCCGGCCGGGTTTTTCGGCTCCGCATCATGGCATGCACATGATGCACCTGCGGATTTCCTGTGCTTCGGGCTTATGGGTTTTGTTGTGAAGCGGTTAGCGGACATGCCGGGGACCGGCCGGGGGAGGGCGCGGACTAGCCCTGCGCGTGACATCTCTTTTGGTGTCTTGTGATTGACGGACCATACGAGGTTGTTTCGTATTCGCCGATGTGTTTGCAGGCGTCGTCGGGCAACGCCCGGATCATCGTTTCCTCCCGGATTTTACGTCCTCCCGAAAAGACCTTGTATTGATGCCGGTCGTTGCGCTGAGCCGGGGGGAGAGGGGTCAGGAAGGCGACTTGCGGGCGTGCACCACGTAGGCGAGGGTGAAGGCCCGGTCGCGGTCGAGGGGGTCGAGGGCGCGGAGGAGGAGCGGGAAGAGGAAGCCGAAGAAGGGGGCCAGCAGGACGAAGAAGACCCACCGCCAGGAACGCTGGAAGAAGGCGAGGAGGTTGACGCTCCGGCGGGCGGCGAGGGTGAAGAAGCCGCCGAGGGGTTCGACGCGCTGGGGTTCCAGGCCGGCTTCCTCCAGGAGGAAGCGGATGCCGTGGCGGGTGAAGCGGAAGTAGTCGTGGGGTTCCTGATGCGTTTCCCAGAGGAGCGGGACGACGGCCAGGAGGCGTCCCCCGGGCCCGAGGACCCGCGACACCTCGCGAACGACCTCCCCCGGCCGGCGGACGTGTTCCAGGACCACCAGCAGCATCGCGGCGTCCACCGAGCCGTCCCGCAGAGCCAGGCGCTCCAGGTCGCCCTGCACGTCCACGGTCGAGTAGTCCCATCGGGCGTCGCCCACCCCCCGGTCGTAACCGACGAAGCGGCGTCCCGGGAACAGGGCCTTGAAGCGGTTCTCGCCGCAGCCGGCGTCCAACACTGTGGCGCCGGCCGGCACGGTTGCGGCAAAGGAGGCCGTCTCGCGGCGGATCCGGGCTTCCACCGGGTCCAGAAGGTCCCGGACGAACCGGGGCAACAGCCGCCCCGCCAGCCGCCGGATCGAGGGGTTGAGCTCCATGGGACCGGGACGGAAACGCCGTCTCAGCGGGGGGCGCCGGCGGCGGGGAGGACGGCGGGTGCGGAGGCCTGAGCAGCCGGTGCCGGGGGCATCGGGGCGTCGATGAAGGAACAGTTGCCACGGGGGACGAAGTGGAACATCCGGCTCCAGCGGGTTTCGTAGAAGTAGATGAGCCGGTAGAAGTAGAGCGTGAGGACGTCCCCGATGTCGGTGATGGTGTGGACGCCCCGCTGGTAGCGCCCGTCAGGGAACGCCTTCTGAACGATTTCGTTGTCGGGGAAGGACCAGAGGATCAGCAGCGGCTTCCCGAAGATGTACTCCTCGGGGACCGGGCCCCAGACGCGGCTGTCGGAGCTGTTGTCCCGGTTGTCGCCCATCATGAAGTAGTGCCCGGAGGGGATGTCGCAGCGGAAGGAAACGGGCTGCCCGTCCCCGTGCCGGTCGTAGTGGGCGTAGGGCTCGCGCAGTTCCCGGAAGCCGCTGACCTTGTCGTCGATGTAGACCCGGTTCTCGGTGATGACGATGGACTCCCCGGGCAGGCCGATGACCCGCTTGACGTAGGGGATCAGGTAGTGGGCCCGGTCGGGGGTCTTGAAGACCACCACGTCGCCGCGGCGGATGGGGTGGTTCAGGCCGAGGAAGCGGCACAGGGAGGACTGGTTGGCCAGGACGGAGAACTTGTCCACCAGGAGGCGGTCCCCCACCATGAGGCCGTACCTGGCGTAGGTCTCGTCGGTGCCGGGAATCCGGGTGTCGATCCCCGGCGGCTGCATGGACTCCGTGGGGACGGCCATGGGGTGGACGATGAAAGTCACCACGAACAGGGCGATGACGATGCAGACCAGGATGGCCACCATGTACTCGTGGAAGGTGTCCCAGGCCGTCTTGACCACGAGCGGCACGGCGGCTTCGTCGGGTTTCTTCCCGGGCGTTTTCTCTTTCTTTCGTTCCTTCGCGGCCATGACGGGCCCCCTTTCCAAGAACGATCCAACTTAGCCTTTTCTTACGCGGAAGTCAACCGTTGGTTGCGGGTGGGGAGGGGGGCGCGCCTCGGACCGGGTACGCCGGCCGAGCCGAGGCCGGCGTTTGGGGTTGGGGCGCGCCTCGGCTCGGCGCGCGTACTTGGGGGGGCGCCTCGGCTCGGCGCGCGTACCGGGGGCTATCTCCCGGCTTGACACGGGGTCTGCGTTCCGGTAGAGTGAGGGCACACTTCCCGGGCCCGACCCAGCGGAGGGTGTCGCCGCCGAAGCTCCGGACCATCCCCGCCCGCCCGATCCCACTCACGACGAGGTGACCATGCCCCTGAAGGAACACTTCCTCGAGTTGCTCCGGCGTGCCGCGACCGACCTTCCCCCGGACGTGGAGAAGGCCCTCCGCACCGCGCGCGACGCCGAGCCCGAAGGCACCCGGGGCCGCAGCGCCCTGGACACCATCCTGGAGAACACGGCCATGGCCCGGGAGGGGTCGACCCCCCTCTGCCAGGACACCGGCACCCTCATCCTCTACATCGACTACCCGGAGAACGGCTCCGAGCGCGTTCTCCGGGAGGCGGCCCTCGAGGCCGCCGCCGAGGCCACGAAACGCGCCTACCTCCGCCCCAACGCGGTGGATCCCGTCTCGGGGAAGAACAGCGGGAACAACATCGGGGTCAACCACCCCTTCATGCACTTCCACCAGTGGGACCGGCCCGAGACCCGCGTCCGGGTGATCCTCAAGGGCGGGGGGTGCGAGAACGTGGGCGCCCAGTACCGGCTCCCCGACATGAGCATCGGCGCCGGGCGCGACCTGAAAGGGGTCCGCCGGTGCATCATCGACGCCGTGCTGAAGGCCCAGGGTTACGGGTGCGCCCCCGGGATCCTGGGGGTGGGGGTCGGCGGCGACCGGACCGCCTCCTACCTCCTGTCCAAGGAGGTTTTTTTCCGCCGCCTGGGCGAGCGCAACGCATCCGAGCCCCTTGCCGCCCTGGAGGCGGAGCTGGAGGAGAGCCTGAACACCCTGAACATCGGGCCCATGGGATTCGGCGGCAAGACCACCACCCTGGGGGTGTTCATCGGCGCCCAGCACCGTCACCCCGCCAGCTTCTTCGTCTCCGTTTCCTACATGTGCTGGGCGTTCCGGCGAAAGACCATGTTCCTGGACCCGCAGGGGGAGGCCACCTATGAAGATTGAACTGAGGACACCCATCTCCGAGGAGGACATCCGCAAGCTCCGCGTGGGGGATGAGGTCAGCCTGTCCGGCGTGATCGTCACCGCCCGCGACATGGCCCACAAGCTCATGGTGGAGGAGAAACCCGACTTCATCCGGCCCCACCTCAAGGGCGGCGTGATCTACCACTGCGGGCCCATCGTGCGCAAGGACGAGGACGGCGCATGGCATTTCGTCTCGGCGGGGCCGACCACCTCCAGCCGCGAGGAGCCCTACCAGGCCGACGTCGTCGGCGAGTACGGCGTCCGGGGCGTGATCGGGAAGGGCGGAATGCGGGAAAAGACCATGGCGGGCCTGGTGAAACACGGCGCCGTCTACTTCCACGCCGTCGGCGGCGCGGGGACTCTCCTGGCCCGCCGGGCCGGCAAGGTGGTCACCGTGTTCAAGCTGGAGGAGTTCGGCGCCCCCGAGGCCTTCTGGGTGGTGGAGGTGGAGCACTTCCCGCTGGTGGTCACCATGGACTCCCACGGCGGGAGCCTGCACGACCTGGTCCTGAAGGACTCGTCGGAACGCGTGGCGAAAATCCTGGGCTGATCAGCCCCGGCCGCCCGCAAGGGGCAGGTCCAGCCGGGTCAGCGCCCGCAGGGCGGACGCGAAGTACCGGTGCTCGGTCCCGTCGAAGGCACGGACGACCACCTGCTCCCCGTTGGCGGTCTCGGCCAGGCCCAGGAACTCACCGTCCACGCGCCGGCCGTCCACGTGGACGGCGTGGACGTAGCGGACCTCGTTCCCCTCCGGGGATTTCAACCATGTCATCCAATCGGCCATGCGACCCTCCGTTCCGGGCGTCCGGCACCCGGGTGCATCTTGCCGCGCCCTGCGGGCCGACGCAACCGGACGCGTCCCTCGTGGTCCGCAGGAACCCTGTTATACCACGGATGAACACGGATGGACACGGATTCGATTCGGATGAATGCGGCGGAGGGGGTTTCGGGCCCGTCGGGCTTGTAATCCCCCGGGACGGAGGCTATACTGCCGAAACGCGCCCGCGGGAGCGGGTTCGAGGACGCTTCGGAGGAGGACGCTTTCCATGACTCACCTGAGCCGCCGGATGTTTGTCCTGGGGGTCGCCCTGCTGGTGATCCCCGCGGGCTGCGGGAAGAAGGAAAAGGTTTCGCTGGGGTTCAAGCCGGTCCCCGGAAAGGTTTACACCTTCCGCTCCACCCACGCCCTGGTCGCGGACGTCGGGGCGCAGGGCGACTCGCGGCGACTGGAGCAGTCGGTGACCCTGCGCTTCCGGTTCGTCGTCGAGGGGCAGGACGCCGCGGGGGCCCGGACGGCCCGGGTGACGTGGACCGGCGTGAGCTTCACCCAGAAGACGCCCGTCGGGACCTTCCGCTTCGACTCGGCGGCCCCCGGCGGGGAGGCCCCTCCCCCGGCGAAGCCCTGGGCGGCCCTGACCGGCGAGAGCGTTGTCCTGAAGATCGGCCCGGACGGGAAAATCGCCGCGGTGGAGGGCGCCGAGCGCCTGCGGGCCAGCCTCCTCGCGAAGCTGGGCATCGAACCCACCCCGGAGGCGATGGCGATGACGGGTCGGCAATTCTCCG includes:
- the lepB gene encoding signal peptidase I; amino-acid sequence: MAAKERKKEKTPGKKPDEAAVPLVVKTAWDTFHEYMVAILVCIVIALFVVTFIVHPMAVPTESMQPPGIDTRIPGTDETYARYGLMVGDRLLVDKFSVLANQSSLCRFLGLNHPIRRGDVVVFKTPDRAHYLIPYVKRVIGLPGESIVITENRVYIDDKVSGFRELREPYAHYDRHGDGQPVSFRCDIPSGHYFMMGDNRDNSSDSRVWGPVPEEYIFGKPLLILWSFPDNEIVQKAFPDGRYQRGVHTITDIGDVLTLYFYRLIYFYETRWSRMFHFVPRGNCSFIDAPMPPAPAAQASAPAVLPAAGAPR
- a CDS encoding class I SAM-dependent methyltransferase, yielding MELNPSIRRLAGRLLPRFVRDLLDPVEARIRRETASFAATVPAGATVLDAGCGENRFKALFPGRRFVGYDRGVGDARWDYSTVDVQGDLERLALRDGSVDAAMLLVVLEHVRRPGEVVREVSRVLGPGGRLLAVVPLLWETHQEPHDYFRFTRHGIRFLLEEAGLEPQRVEPLGGFFTLAARRSVNLLAFFQRSWRWVFFVLLAPFFGFLFPLLLRALDPLDRDRAFTLAYVVHARKSPS
- a CDS encoding fumarate hydratase C-terminal domain-containing protein, which produces MKIELRTPISEEDIRKLRVGDEVSLSGVIVTARDMAHKLMVEEKPDFIRPHLKGGVIYHCGPIVRKDEDGAWHFVSAGPTTSSREEPYQADVVGEYGVRGVIGKGGMREKTMAGLVKHGAVYFHAVGGAGTLLARRAGKVVTVFKLEEFGAPEAFWVVEVEHFPLVVTMDSHGGSLHDLVLKDSSERVAKILG
- a CDS encoding fumarate hydratase; the encoded protein is MPLKEHFLELLRRAATDLPPDVEKALRTARDAEPEGTRGRSALDTILENTAMAREGSTPLCQDTGTLILYIDYPENGSERVLREAALEAAAEATKRAYLRPNAVDPVSGKNSGNNIGVNHPFMHFHQWDRPETRVRVILKGGGCENVGAQYRLPDMSIGAGRDLKGVRRCIIDAVLKAQGYGCAPGILGVGVGGDRTASYLLSKEVFFRRLGERNASEPLAALEAELEESLNTLNIGPMGFGGKTTTLGVFIGAQHRHPASFFVSVSYMCWAFRRKTMFLDPQGEATYED